The Kosakonia sacchari SP1 genome includes a window with the following:
- the agp gene encoding bifunctional glucose-1-phosphatase/inositol phosphatase, which translates to MKTVFWLSAIATTMVLPAAMAQTAPQGYQLQQVLIMSRHNLRAPLANNGSVLEQSTPNKWPEWDVPGGELTTKGGVLEVYMGHYMREWLAEQKLIATGECPAPESVYAWANSLQRTVATAQFFINGAFPGCDVPVHHQEKMGTMDPTFNPVITDESASFGQQAVKAMETQRQHYALGESYKLLEKIIHYQQSPACKEKQQCSLADSTDTFSAKYQQEPGVSGPLKVGNSLVDAFTLQYYEGFPMDQVAWGEIKTDQQWNILSKLKNSYQDTLFTSPEVARNVAKPLVQYIDKTLVEEAGRAPKLTLLVGHDSNIASLLTALDFKPYQLHDQNERTPIGGKIVFQRWHDTAGNRDLMKIEYVYQSRDQLRKAEALTLKSPAQRVTLALKGCPVDGEGFCPIDKFNAVMRDAAK; encoded by the coding sequence ATGAAAACGGTTTTTTGGCTTAGCGCAATAGCCACCACCATGGTACTTCCTGCCGCGATGGCGCAAACGGCACCACAGGGTTATCAGTTACAGCAAGTGTTGATCATGAGCCGTCATAACTTACGTGCACCGCTGGCGAATAATGGCAGCGTGCTGGAACAATCTACGCCTAACAAGTGGCCAGAGTGGGATGTGCCCGGCGGTGAGTTGACCACCAAAGGCGGCGTGCTGGAAGTGTATATGGGGCACTATATGCGCGAATGGCTTGCGGAGCAGAAACTCATCGCTACGGGCGAGTGCCCGGCACCAGAAAGCGTTTACGCCTGGGCTAACAGTCTGCAACGTACTGTCGCAACAGCGCAGTTCTTTATCAACGGCGCGTTTCCTGGTTGTGATGTCCCGGTACATCATCAGGAAAAGATGGGCACCATGGATCCGACCTTCAATCCGGTGATCACCGACGAGTCCGCCTCGTTCGGCCAGCAGGCGGTGAAAGCGATGGAAACTCAGCGCCAGCACTATGCGCTGGGAGAGAGCTATAAACTGCTGGAAAAAATCATCCACTACCAGCAGTCGCCAGCCTGTAAAGAGAAACAACAATGCTCACTGGCAGATAGCACCGATACCTTCAGCGCGAAATACCAGCAGGAGCCGGGAGTTTCCGGGCCACTGAAAGTGGGGAACTCGCTGGTAGACGCGTTCACCTTGCAGTACTACGAAGGGTTCCCAATGGACCAGGTGGCGTGGGGCGAAATCAAAACTGATCAGCAATGGAACATTTTGTCGAAGCTGAAAAATAGCTACCAGGATACGTTGTTCACCTCGCCGGAAGTGGCGCGTAATGTGGCCAAACCACTGGTGCAATACATCGACAAAACGTTGGTGGAAGAGGCTGGTCGCGCGCCGAAACTCACCCTGCTGGTGGGACATGACTCTAACATCGCTTCATTGCTCACGGCGCTCGATTTCAAACCTTATCAGTTGCATGACCAGAACGAACGCACGCCGATTGGCGGAAAGATCGTTTTCCAGCGCTGGCATGACACGGCAGGTAATCGCGATCTGATGAAGATTGAATATGTTTATCAGAGCCGCGATCAGTTGCGTAAAGCCGAAGCGTTGACCCTGAAATCCCCGGCACAGCGTGTCACGCTGGCCTTAAAGGGTTGCCCGGTAGATGGCGAAGGGTTCTGTCCGATTGATAAGTTCAACGCGGTGATGCGCGACGCGGCGAAATAA